Proteins encoded by one window of Panicum virgatum strain AP13 chromosome 7N, P.virgatum_v5, whole genome shotgun sequence:
- the LOC120682773 gene encoding serine/threonine-protein kinase BRI1-like 2: MPGLEDSNPLVEDPSLLGCCKPLRIKAIKHGVMVTALFSVIIFAYIYLYLYHFQSIASLIIQILAYLALSCLYICNSSGWPEKFMSAGYLVVVMSVFLISSFGLHNSRNPYRRVGPVSSYPQVELVSWANIVAISSYCVWKFGSIILHCCRLKKLVRTILHGATVTILLAVIISTYLLYLSNLHRSDLRYYLRPREEYSIIKGWLLIQLVAYNDVGLLYIGNSSSRKRKLISAGLLVLVLFVFLLSSLAVTTIRLRTDLIFGANIVSISSYCIWKLSPWIGVIGRWLDALDAHVETGPGPHIPARQEEAAVLRIQQTPFRIKDLLTEFSSHEIQSITQDFGNRVGHGASAQVFRGSLDDGTAVAVKRIHMHSGRTEAGEDEFRREISIIANVHHRSLVRLLGYCLPHGGGLYLVYPLFENGSLDRWIFSRSDEQRRLLTWPKRLCIAVDVARALAYLHKDCHRRILHLDVKPGNILLDGDLRAHVSDFGISLSITRDLTSVINTRGRGTFGYMAPEMLVNAVSDRSDVFSYGMTLLELIRGRRNFDPSAAAAPDPNLARNLREKVAQGEHMELVDAAMVLAVDDAEAVKTLVKVALCCIQHDRDTRPSMQNVVDMLEGRVPVNLL, encoded by the coding sequence ATGCCAGGCTTAGAGGACTCCAACCCTCTTGTCGAGGATCCTTCTCTGCTAGGATGCTGCAAGCCATTGAGAATCAAAGCCATCAAACATGGTGTAATGGTAACTGCCCTATTCTCTGTGATCATCTTTGCCTACATCTACCTTTATCTTTATCATTTCCAGAGTATTGCATCGCTGATCATTCAGATACTAGCCTACCTTGCCCTTAGCTGCCTATACATCTGCAACTCCTCCGGTTGGCCGGAGAAGTTCATGTCTGCTGGATATCTTGTAGTTGTTATGTCTGTGTTCCTCATCTCTTCTTTTGGACTCCATAACTCCCGCAACCCTTATCGCCGTGTTGGACCCGTTTCCTCTTATCCCCAAGTTGAACTCGTTTCCTGGGCCAATATAGTAGCTATATCCTCGTATTGCGTCTGGAAGTTTGGCTCTATAATCCTGCACTGCTGTAGGCTGAAAAAGCTTGTGAGAACCATCTTACATGGTGCAACTGTAACTATCCTATTGGCTGTGATTATATCTACCTATCTTCTTTATCTTAGTAATCTTCATCGATCAGATCTTCGATATTACTTGAGACCAAGAGAAGAATACAGCATTATTAAAGGATGGCTACTCATTCAGTTAGTAGCCTACAACGACGTTGGTCTCCTATACATTGGCAACTCCTCTAGTCGGAAGAGGAAACTTATCTCCGCTGgacttcttgttcttgttctgttTGTCTTCCTACTCTCCTCGCTTGCCGTGACCACAATTCGATTGCGCACCGATCTCATTTTCGGGGCCAACATCGTGTCTATATCCTCGTACTGCATCTGGAAGCTTTCTCCATGGATTGGAGTCATCGGACGATGGCTCGATGCTCTTGATGCCCACGTGGAGACGGGCCCGGGGCCACACATACCGGCACGGCAAGAAGAAGCGGCCGTGCTTCGAATCCAGCAGACCCCATTTCGCATCAAGGACCTCCTGACGGAATTCTCGAGCCATGAAATCCAATCCATAACGCAGGACTTCGGAAACAGGGTAGGCCATGGCGCCTCTGCCCAAGTCTTCCGTGGGAGCCTCGACGACGGCACGGCCGTCGCCGTCAAGCGCATACATATGCACAGCGGGCGCACCGAGGCCGGCGAGGACGAGTTCAGAAGGGAGATCTCCATCATCGCCAACGTGCACCACCGCAGCCTGGTGCGCCTCCTCGGCTACTGCCTCCCGCACGGGGGCGGCCTCTACCTGGTCTACCCCTTGTTCGAGAACGGGTCGCTGGACAGGTGGATCTTCAGCCGCAGCGACGAGCAACGGCGCCTCCTGACCTGGCCGAAGAGGCTCTGCATCGCCGTCGACGTGGCAAGGGCGCTCGCGTACCTCCACAAGGACTGCCACCGGCGGATCCTGCACCTCGACGTCAAGCCGGGCAACATCCTCCTCGACGGCGACCTCCGCGCGCACGTCTCCGACTTCGGCATCTCCCTCTCCATCACCCGGGACCTGACCAGCGTCATCAACACGCGCGGGAGGGGCACCTTCGGCTACATGGCGCCGGAGATGCTCGTCAACGCGGTGTCGGACCGGTCCGACGTCTTCAGCTACGGCATGACGCTTCTCGAGCTCATCCGCGGGCGCCGGAACTTCGacccctcggcggcggcggcgccggacccGAACCTCGCGCGGAACTTGCGGGAGAAGGTGGCGCAAGGCGAGCACATGGAGTTGGTGGACGCAGCCATGGTGCTGGCTGTAGACGATGCGGAGGCGGTGAAGACTCTGGTGAAGGTGGCACTCTGCTGCATCCAGCACGATCGGGACACGAGGCCAAGCATGCAAAATGTGGTGGATATGCTCGAAGGCCGGGTCCCCGTTAATCTCCTGTAA
- the LOC120682774 gene encoding probable amino acid permease 7: MAHHGGQSLELAAAPELDDDGHAPRTGNLWTCFAHIITGVIGCGVLALSWSVAQLGWVGGTVAMVCFAFVTYISAFLLSHCYRSPDLEKRQRNYNYMDAVRTHLGEKRTWLCGLLQYLNLYGTCIAYTITTATCLRAIKRANCYHNEGHDAPCGAHGEHFYMLLFGAAQLVLSFIPNFHSMAWLSVVAAIMSFTYSTIGLGLGLAKTIENGTIKGSIAGVPMSTPAQKVWRVAQAIGDIAFAYPYTLVLLEIQDTLKSPPPESETMQKGNVIAVLATTFFYLGVGCFGYAAFGNAAPGNLLTGFGFYEPYWLIDFANACIVLHLLGGYQMFSQQIFTFADRCSAAMFPDSAFVNRFYAVRVPGVAASYQLNLQRVCFRTAYVASTTGLALLFPYFNEVLGVLGALIFWPLVIYLPVEMYCVQRGITPWTRGWLALQAFSAVCFVVGTFALVGSVEGVVRKRLG, from the exons ATGGCGCACCACGGCGGCCAGTCcctggagctcgccgccgcccccgagctCGACGACGACGGCCACGCCCCGCGCACCG GGAACCTATGGACATGCTTCGCGCACATCATCACCGGCGTGATCGGCTGCGGCGTGCTCGCGCTCTCGTGGAGCGTGGCGCAGCTGGGATGGGTCGGCGGCACCGTCGCCATGGTCTGCTTCGCCTTCGTCACCTACATCTCGGCCTTCCTGCTGTCCCACTGCTACAGATCCCCTGACCTGGAGAAAAGGCAGAGGAACTACAACTACATGGACGCCGTCAGGACGCACCTAG GGGAAAAGCGCACCTGGCTCTGTGGCCTCCTCCAGTACCTGAACCTGTACGGGACTTGCATTGCTTACACCATCACCACCGCGACTTGTCTCAG GGCGATCAAGAGGGCCAACTGCTACCACAACGAAGGGCACGACGCTCCCTGCGGCGCACACGGCGAGCACTTCTACATGCTGCTCTTTGGTGCGGCGCAGCTGGTGCTGTCCTTCATACCCAACTTCCACAGCATGGCGTGGCTCTCCGTCGTCGCGGCGATCATGTCCTTCACCTACTCCACCATCGGGCTCGGCCTCGGACTCGCCAAGACCATAG AGAATGGGACGATCAAAGGAAGCATCGCCGGCGTTCCGATGAGCACCCCGGCGCAGAAAGTCTGGCGAGTGGCTCAGGCAATCGGCGACATCGCATTCGCGTACCCGTACACCTTAGTCCTACTGGAAATACAG GACACGCTGAAATCGCCACCCCCTGAGAGCGAGACGATGCAGAAGGGCAACGTGATCGCGGTCCTGGCGACCACCTTCTTCTACCTCGGCGTGGGGTGCTTCGGGTACGCCGCCTTCGGCAACGCGGCGCCGGGCAACCTGCTCACCGGCTTCGGCTTCTACGAGCCCTACTGGCTCATAGACTTCGCCAACGCCTGCATCGTGCTCCACCTGCTTGGTGGCTACCAG ATGTTCAGCCAACAAATCTTCACGTTCGCGGACCGGTGCTCGGCGGCGATGTTCCCGGACAGCGCGTTCGTGAACAGGTTCTACGCCGTGAGGGTGCCGGGCGTGGCGGCGAGCTACCAGCTGAACCTGCAGCGGGTGTGCTTCCGGACGGCGTACGTGGCGAGCACCACGGGGCTGGCGCTGCTGTTCCCCTACTTCAACGAGGTGCTGGGCGTGCTGGGCGCGCTCATCTTCTGGCCCCTCGTCATCTACCTCCCCGTCGAGATGTACTGCGTCCAGCGGGGGATCACGCCGTGGACGCGCGGATGGCTCGCGCTCCAGGCCTTCAGCGCCGTGTGCTTCGTCGTCGGCACCTTCGCGCTCGTCGGCTCCGTGGAAGGCGTCGTCAGGAAGAGGCTCGGCTAG
- the LOC120681366 gene encoding BTB/POZ and MATH domain-containing protein 1-like, protein MGCCLSEPDAGVELQDPVSGTHQFTIRHYSQTKGIGPGNSILSRYFTVDGRTWFARFYPDGYTPNSAFAAFYVQTLYKPRRRAVLARFTFQLLKPDGTVRYSRRSDGPCTFDRRCNSWGFRVFVTREALEGAELGVLHEDSIKVRCTVEVVNSRRRESRGGGDGDRASSVAAGSATMAPQSADFAANAMRLFLKSGRAPFDVKFSVGGTVFEAHGLVVAAQSEWFATALYGHGGEGGRWAEAGLPCVTISGTSPEAFEGVLHYIYHDELPEKLIKANGEAAMTRQLFEAADMFLIERMKQMCAGRLRRFIRDDTVRGIMDLAQAHSCKELEQACQAFLGRRRPQPTILY, encoded by the coding sequence ATGGGTTGCTGCCTCTCGGAGCCCGACGCCGGCGTCGAGCTGCAGGACCCGGTGTCCGGCACCCACCAGTTCACGATCCGGCATTACAGCCAGACCAAAGGCATCGGCCCCGGCAACTCCATCCTCTCCCGCTACTTCACCGTCGACGGCCGCACGTGGTTCGCCCGGTTCTACCCCGACGGCTACACCCCCAACTCGGCGTTCGCCGCCTTCTACGTGCAGACGCTCtacaagccgcgccgccgcgccgtcctcgCCCGCTTCACCTTCCAGCTCCTCAAGCCCGACGGCACCGTCCGCTACTCGCGGCGCTCCGACGGGCCCTGCACCTTCGACAGGCGCTGCAACAGTTGGGGCTTCCGCGTGTTCGTCACccgcgaggccctcgagggcgCCGAGCTGGGCGTCCTCCACGAGGACTCCATCAAGGTGCGCTGCACCGTGGAGGTCGTCAACAGCCGCCGCCGGgagagccgcggcggcggcgatggtgacCGGGCCAGcagcgtcgccgccggcagcgCGACGATGGCGCCCCAGTCGGCGGACTTCGCCGCGAACGCCATGCGGTTGTTCCTCAAGAGCGGCAGGGCGCCGTTCGACGTCAAGTTCTCCGTGGGCGGCACGGTCTTCGAGGCGCACGGGCTGGTGGTCGCGGCGCAGTCCGAGTGGTTCGCGACGGCGCTCTACGGGCACGGCGGGGAGGGGGGGAGGTGGGCGGAGGCGGGCCTGCCGTGCGTAACCATCTCGGGCACGAGCCCGGAGGCGTTCGAGGGCGTGCTCCACTACATCTACCACGACGAGCTGCCGGAGAAGCTGATCAAGGCCAACGGCGAGGCCGCCATGACGCGGCAGCTGTTCGAGGCCGCGGACATGTTCCTCATCGAGAGGATGAAGCAGATGTGCGCGGGCAGGTTGCGCCGCTTCATCAGGGACGACACCGTGCGGGGCATCATGGACCTGGCGCAGGCGCACTCCTGCAAGGAGCTCGAGCAGGCGTGCCAAGCTTTCTTGGGCCGCCGTAGGCCACAACCTACAATTTTGTACTAG